Proteins encoded within one genomic window of Phyllobacterium sp. T1293:
- a CDS encoding xanthine dehydrogenase family protein molybdopterin-binding subunit, which translates to MTFVTPKSKHGDASDGNLGGRLSRIDGPAKITGGATYAIEHQIEGLVYAVTVQSTIAAGTVKSVDSKAAEASPGVLLVLTPDNITHLKSATTWAGTPGPDGPFLALPKTVSFNGQHVVAVVAETLEQATAAAALIKVSYEEAEHVYGLEDPKAGEGVPIDRMTMSWGDAERAFAEAPVRIEQEYKTPREYNVAIEPHGIIAQWEGDRLTLWEPSQWVDGMARSYAEWFDIPFENVRMISPYIGGGFGSKALSLPHGAVAAIAARMLGKPVKLAVTRPQTFTAYGGRPATRQTLALGATKEGKLLSIVQHGVNETSMLGMAVEPLGSVTAIMYAAPNFSSRQNIIPLNTVTPGALRAPGENPSAFGIESAIDELAYEIGIDPLEIRLLNYAEEDPHAKIPWSTRQLREAFSEGAKAFGWSKRTPAPRSMRDGNQLIGWGVAAGTYPVRRTPGEALVRILADGTAEVASSSIDMGQGTYTILAQTAAEVLGIPVEQILVKLGDSALPRAPVAGGSQLANLMTGAVHKAALAAREELIGLALNHPNSPFLDLQLNTLNIANGTISTPRGERADISIADFMQHIGQEKIETLRDTLPEEKKNTEDRYNNFTTMMAMKSPTEGGYSLHSWCAHFVEVRVDEDFGTVRVSRMVSVLDSGRLYNPKLAESQWRGGIIMGIGQALLEEGIIDPRNARVINNNLGDYLVATNSDIPDLQVISVGIPDHHASVLGGKAVGELPIVGVAPAIANAVFHATGKRIRDLPITLDKLL; encoded by the coding sequence ATGACTTTCGTAACGCCCAAATCCAAACATGGTGATGCCTCCGATGGCAATCTCGGCGGGCGCCTGTCGCGTATCGATGGACCGGCAAAGATCACCGGCGGCGCCACCTATGCGATCGAACATCAGATTGAAGGGCTGGTTTACGCCGTCACCGTGCAGAGCACGATTGCTGCAGGCACAGTGAAATCGGTTGACAGCAAGGCAGCGGAGGCGTCGCCCGGCGTTCTGTTGGTCTTGACACCAGATAATATCACCCACCTGAAATCAGCGACGACATGGGCCGGCACACCGGGGCCAGACGGCCCGTTTCTGGCACTGCCGAAGACTGTCAGCTTCAATGGTCAGCATGTTGTGGCCGTTGTGGCGGAAACACTGGAGCAAGCCACGGCTGCAGCTGCCCTCATCAAGGTAAGCTATGAGGAAGCGGAACATGTCTATGGTCTTGAGGACCCAAAGGCAGGTGAGGGCGTGCCGATTGATCGTATGACCATGTCCTGGGGGGATGCAGAAAGAGCATTCGCCGAAGCGCCCGTGCGTATTGAACAGGAATACAAAACCCCGCGCGAATACAATGTTGCTATCGAACCGCATGGCATTATTGCGCAATGGGAGGGTGACAGGCTGACCCTCTGGGAGCCAAGCCAGTGGGTGGATGGCATGGCCCGCTCCTATGCGGAATGGTTCGATATACCCTTTGAAAATGTGCGGATGATTTCGCCTTATATTGGTGGAGGTTTCGGTTCGAAAGCACTGTCGCTGCCGCATGGGGCGGTGGCTGCAATTGCTGCGCGCATGCTCGGCAAGCCGGTTAAACTTGCGGTCACAAGGCCGCAGACATTTACCGCTTATGGCGGCCGTCCGGCCACCCGTCAGACATTGGCGCTTGGCGCGACAAAGGAAGGGAAACTACTTTCCATCGTCCAACACGGTGTCAATGAGACATCGATGCTTGGAATGGCAGTCGAGCCGCTGGGATCAGTCACCGCGATCATGTATGCGGCGCCCAATTTCAGTTCCCGGCAGAACATCATTCCACTGAACACGGTTACTCCGGGGGCCTTGCGGGCACCGGGCGAAAACCCGAGTGCTTTCGGCATTGAATCGGCAATTGACGAACTCGCCTATGAAATCGGCATTGATCCCCTTGAAATCCGGCTGCTGAACTATGCTGAAGAGGACCCGCATGCAAAAATACCGTGGTCTACACGGCAATTGCGGGAAGCCTTTTCTGAAGGCGCAAAAGCCTTTGGCTGGTCGAAACGCACTCCGGCGCCAAGATCAATGCGGGACGGAAACCAGCTTATCGGCTGGGGTGTTGCGGCTGGCACCTATCCGGTGCGGCGCACACCGGGCGAGGCTCTGGTGCGCATTCTCGCAGATGGTACGGCGGAGGTGGCAAGCAGCAGCATCGATATGGGGCAGGGAACCTATACAATCCTCGCCCAGACAGCAGCCGAAGTTCTGGGTATTCCGGTTGAACAGATCCTTGTGAAGCTTGGCGATTCTGCATTGCCACGGGCGCCGGTGGCGGGCGGCTCGCAACTTGCCAACCTCATGACCGGTGCGGTGCATAAGGCAGCGCTTGCCGCGCGAGAGGAATTGATTGGCCTCGCGCTCAATCATCCCAACTCGCCGTTCCTCGATCTCCAGTTGAATACACTCAACATCGCGAATGGCACGATCTCGACACCGCGCGGCGAACGGGCAGATATTTCAATCGCCGATTTCATGCAGCATATCGGTCAGGAAAAGATTGAGACCCTGCGCGATACCCTGCCGGAGGAGAAAAAGAATACCGAAGATCGCTATAATAACTTTACGACCATGATGGCGATGAAGTCACCAACGGAAGGCGGCTACTCGCTTCACAGCTGGTGCGCGCACTTTGTCGAAGTACGGGTTGATGAGGACTTTGGCACGGTCCGGGTCTCGCGCATGGTGTCGGTGCTTGATTCAGGCCGCCTGTACAACCCCAAACTCGCCGAAAGCCAATGGCGAGGCGGTATTATCATGGGTATCGGGCAGGCCCTGCTGGAGGAAGGAATTATTGATCCGCGCAACGCCCGGGTGATCAACAATAATCTGGGCGATTATCTGGTGGCGACGAATTCGGATATTCCCGACCTTCAGGTAATTTCTGTCGGCATTCCGGATCACCATGCCTCGGTGCTCGGGGGCAAAGCCGTTGGTGAATTGCCCATTGTTGGCGTAGCGCCAGCCATTGCCAATGCGGTCTTCCACGCGACAGGAAAACGCATCCGCGATCTGCCGATCACGCTCGACAAACTTCTCTAA
- a CDS encoding NAD(P)/FAD-dependent oxidoreductase, with translation MPGPYVVRVHGDEEIPEKVDVVVIGGGIIGASTALELAERGLKVTLCEKGGIGQEQSSRNWGWVRISRRDPREVPLMAEALRLWSGFDKRLGRDTGYKRAGILFTSPDDKSYEDNERWLQNLEGYQLESRMVSGKELDDLLPGGKMNLKGALYTPVDGRAEPQKAAPAIAEAARDKGASILTECAVRGIETSGGKISGVVTERGRIGCDAVVLAGGAWSNLFCGLYGIDLPQLKVLNTVIRTKPLEGGPESALWSKDFAIRKRQDGGYTIASGDENIVDIVPKSFRYAFKFLPALKLEWSSLSFRLGGRFFDEARIPTKWKMDEASPFEYNRVLDPKPSLNLSDRFFDSLKAAFPVFNQAEIAQRWAGYIDVTPDAIPVISAVDAVPGFHIATGFSGHGFGIGPAAGRLMADIVTGRSPVVDPKDFRFSRFSDGSKITPLTGF, from the coding sequence ATGCCCGGTCCCTATGTTGTGCGTGTTCACGGTGATGAAGAAATCCCGGAGAAGGTGGATGTTGTTGTTATCGGTGGTGGTATTATCGGGGCGTCGACAGCACTGGAACTGGCAGAACGCGGCCTGAAGGTCACACTTTGCGAGAAGGGCGGTATCGGTCAGGAACAATCGAGCCGCAATTGGGGCTGGGTGCGCATCTCTCGCCGCGATCCGCGCGAAGTACCGCTTATGGCCGAAGCACTGCGTCTATGGTCAGGTTTTGACAAGCGCCTTGGTCGCGATACGGGTTACAAGCGTGCGGGCATTCTGTTCACATCCCCCGACGATAAATCCTATGAGGACAATGAGCGCTGGCTGCAAAACCTTGAGGGTTATCAACTGGAAAGCCGCATGGTCAGCGGCAAGGAACTTGATGATCTGCTGCCGGGCGGCAAGATGAACCTCAAAGGCGCGCTCTACACACCTGTTGATGGCCGGGCTGAGCCGCAAAAGGCAGCGCCAGCAATTGCCGAGGCGGCGCGCGACAAGGGTGCTTCCATTCTTACTGAATGTGCGGTGCGCGGCATCGAGACGTCAGGCGGCAAGATCTCCGGTGTGGTCACAGAGCGCGGAAGGATTGGCTGCGACGCTGTCGTGCTTGCGGGCGGTGCCTGGTCCAACCTGTTTTGCGGTCTTTACGGGATTGATCTGCCACAGCTTAAAGTGTTGAACACTGTTATCCGCACCAAACCGCTGGAGGGCGGTCCTGAATCAGCACTCTGGTCCAAAGATTTTGCCATCCGCAAACGGCAGGATGGCGGTTACACCATTGCGTCAGGTGATGAGAACATTGTCGATATTGTACCGAAATCATTCCGCTACGCGTTCAAATTCCTGCCAGCCCTGAAACTGGAATGGAGTTCGCTGTCTTTTCGCCTTGGCGGGCGCTTTTTCGATGAAGCGCGTATTCCGACAAAGTGGAAAATGGATGAGGCAAGTCCGTTCGAATATAACCGCGTGCTTGATCCCAAGCCGTCGCTCAATCTGTCAGACAGATTTTTCGATAGTCTGAAGGCCGCATTTCCTGTGTTCAACCAAGCCGAGATCGCACAGCGCTGGGCCGGATATATTGATGTTACTCCCGACGCTATTCCTGTTATCTCCGCTGTTGACGCGGTGCCGGGCTTTCATATTGCCACCGGCTTTTCCGGGCATGGTTTCGGAATTGGGCCTGCTGCGGGTCGCCTGATGGCCGATATCGTAACGGGACGCTCGCCTGTCGTTGATCCAAAGGACTTCCGATTTTCGCGTTTCAGTGATGGCTCAAAGATCACGCCACTCACCGGGTTTTAA